One segment of Pseudomonas sp. FP2196 DNA contains the following:
- a CDS encoding short-chain fatty acid transporter, giving the protein MAVDIEDSRSARFALRCSNFAERWFPDSWVFAALAVIIVALATLAMGAKPTAAAMAFGDGFWSLIPFTMQMAFVVIGGYVVASSPPAVKLIDRLARIPKNGRSAVAWVALISMVASLLNWGLSLVFGGLLVRALARRTDLKMDYRAAGAAAYLGLGAVWALGLSSSAAQLQANPASLPPSILSITGVIPFTETIFLWQSGVMLLALIVISIIIAYATAPGPNSARDAKACGIDPAFNLPPLQPRTRPGEWLEHSPLLIIVLVLLAAGWLFHEFSTKPAINAISGLNTYNFLFIMLGALLHWRPRSFLDAVARAVPTTTGVLIQFPLYGSIAALMTTVKGADAQTLAHHISTFFVSIASHDTYALLMGVYSAILGFFIPSGGGKWIIEAPYVMQVANDLQYHLGWAVQIYNAAEALPNLINPFYMLPLLGVLGLKARDLIGFSFVQLLVHTPLVLLLLWALGTTLAYTPPVMP; this is encoded by the coding sequence GTGGCCGTTGATATCGAAGATAGCCGCTCTGCGCGCTTTGCCTTGCGCTGTTCAAACTTTGCCGAACGCTGGTTTCCCGATTCCTGGGTATTCGCCGCGTTGGCCGTCATTATCGTTGCACTGGCCACGCTGGCCATGGGCGCCAAACCCACCGCTGCCGCCATGGCGTTCGGTGACGGCTTCTGGAGCCTGATCCCGTTCACCATGCAGATGGCTTTCGTGGTGATCGGCGGCTACGTCGTCGCCAGCTCGCCCCCCGCCGTAAAACTGATTGATCGCCTGGCACGCATTCCGAAAAACGGTCGCTCCGCCGTGGCCTGGGTCGCCTTGATCTCGATGGTCGCGTCGCTGCTCAACTGGGGTCTGTCGCTGGTGTTCGGCGGTTTGCTGGTGCGCGCCCTCGCCCGCCGCACCGATCTGAAAATGGACTACCGCGCCGCCGGAGCCGCTGCCTACCTTGGCCTCGGCGCGGTGTGGGCGCTGGGCCTATCGTCGTCGGCTGCACAGTTGCAGGCCAACCCCGCCAGTCTGCCGCCGTCGATCCTGTCGATTACAGGCGTTATTCCGTTCACCGAAACCATTTTCCTCTGGCAATCCGGCGTGATGCTGCTGGCGCTGATCGTGATTTCGATCATCATCGCCTACGCCACCGCCCCTGGGCCGAACTCTGCGCGCGACGCCAAGGCCTGCGGCATCGACCCGGCCTTCAACCTGCCGCCGCTACAACCGCGCACGCGTCCCGGCGAATGGCTGGAACACAGCCCACTGCTGATCATCGTGCTGGTGCTGCTGGCGGCGGGATGGCTGTTCCACGAGTTTTCGACCAAACCGGCGATCAACGCGATTTCCGGTCTGAACACCTACAACTTCCTGTTCATCATGCTCGGCGCGCTGCTGCACTGGCGTCCGCGCAGCTTCCTCGATGCAGTGGCGCGTGCGGTGCCGACCACCACTGGCGTACTCATCCAGTTCCCGCTGTACGGCTCGATTGCCGCGCTGATGACCACGGTCAAAGGCGCTGATGCGCAAACTCTGGCGCATCACATCTCGACCTTCTTCGTCAGCATCGCCTCGCACGACACTTATGCGCTGTTGATGGGGGTGTACTCGGCGATTCTCGGTTTCTTCATCCCGTCCGGCGGCGGCAAGTGGATCATTGAAGCGCCGTACGTGATGCAAGTCGCCAATGACCTGCAATACCACCTCGGCTGGGCGGTGCAGATCTACAACGCCGCCGAAGCACTGCCGAACCTGATCAACCCGTTCTACATGCTGCCGCTGCTGGGCGTACTGGGTCTGAAGGCGCGGGATCTGATCGGCTTCTCGTTCGTGCAATTGCTGGTGCACACGCCGCTGGTGTTGTTGTTGCTGTGGGCGTTGGGGACGACATTGGCGTATACGCCGCCGGTGATGCCGTAA